A region of Leifsonia xyli DNA encodes the following proteins:
- a CDS encoding MFS transporter, which translates to MTATSTTPVPVAPKFPWTGLIALAAATFLSVTSEMIPTGLLPDMSASLGVSEAQIGLLVTVFAFTVVVTSTPLTALTKRWPRHGLLIAILVVLGVSNGLTAIAPSYEFVVGSRILGGVAHGMFWSIVGAYAGHLVPKEQIGRAVSITLGGGTLAFVLGVPLGTFAGHLFGWRLSFGMLAVLMFVGAVVIWKFLPAVERDEDAVGVRRRDRTAPKPRDRTIPAVIMVCLIAAVTMVGHYAFYTFVVPFLTGPMGVPAGNVGALLFVYGIAGAGGLLVAGSVLGPRPQLGLVLALAVTGVSVAALALVYAQPVAALIAFLLWGLAFGALPPLLQTRLLHTSSAAFRDTASALYTTSFNVGIGGGALLGALIFDAGGLMLLPWCYVGLLVVSIVLVAIVGQMTRHRDAVAA; encoded by the coding sequence ATGACTGCCACTTCGACGACTCCGGTGCCTGTCGCACCGAAATTCCCGTGGACCGGGCTGATCGCACTGGCCGCGGCCACCTTCCTCTCGGTCACCAGCGAGATGATCCCGACCGGCCTGCTGCCGGACATGAGCGCGTCGCTCGGCGTGAGCGAGGCGCAGATCGGCCTGTTGGTGACCGTCTTCGCGTTCACCGTGGTCGTGACCAGCACGCCGCTGACCGCGTTGACCAAGCGCTGGCCGCGGCACGGGCTGCTGATCGCGATCCTCGTCGTGCTCGGCGTCTCGAACGGACTGACCGCGATCGCGCCGAGCTACGAGTTCGTCGTGGGGTCCCGCATCCTGGGCGGTGTCGCGCACGGGATGTTCTGGTCCATCGTCGGCGCCTACGCCGGCCACCTGGTGCCGAAGGAGCAGATCGGCCGGGCGGTGTCGATCACGCTCGGGGGCGGGACGCTCGCGTTCGTCCTCGGCGTGCCGCTCGGGACGTTCGCTGGCCACCTGTTCGGCTGGCGCCTGTCGTTCGGGATGCTGGCGGTGCTCATGTTCGTCGGCGCGGTGGTCATCTGGAAGTTCCTCCCCGCGGTCGAGCGGGACGAGGACGCGGTGGGCGTCCGACGCCGCGACCGGACGGCTCCGAAGCCGCGCGACCGTACCATCCCCGCGGTGATCATGGTGTGCCTCATCGCCGCCGTGACGATGGTCGGCCACTACGCCTTCTACACGTTCGTCGTGCCCTTCCTGACCGGTCCGATGGGCGTCCCGGCCGGGAATGTCGGTGCACTCCTGTTCGTGTACGGGATCGCCGGAGCGGGCGGTCTGCTGGTCGCCGGATCGGTGCTCGGCCCGCGCCCGCAGCTCGGCCTGGTGCTCGCGCTCGCCGTCACCGGTGTCTCCGTCGCAGCGCTGGCCCTGGTGTACGCGCAGCCGGTCGCCGCGCTGATCGCGTTCCTGCTGTGGGGCCTCGCCTTCGGCGCGCTGCCGCCGCTGCTGCAGACGCGGCTGCTGCACACGTCGTCCGCCGCTTTCCGCGACACGGCCAGCGCGCTGTACACGACCTCGTTCAACGTCGGGATCGGCGGCGGGGCCCTCCTTGGCGCGCTGATCTTCGACGCCGGCGGCCTCATGCTGCTGCCGTGGTGCTACGTCGGGCTGCTCGTGGTCTCCATCGTGCTGGTCGCCATCGTCGGCCAGATGACGCGTCACCGCGACGCCGTCGCCGCCTGA
- a CDS encoding hydrolase — MQQVFGDPASPWFTPKFAEAEAVIAGMVPAFGDDVIFTRFIAPESPEGAWVPYYEQWPFALVPADDPIYDLVLAFRDTGHPVVTEPTFGKWGADLRDALAGSQDVVLAGVSTDCCVLSTALGAADAGVRIRVAADACAGLSDADHQRALDAMALYAPLIEITDSARVLDELR; from the coding sequence ATGCAGCAGGTGTTCGGAGACCCGGCGAGCCCCTGGTTCACGCCGAAGTTCGCCGAGGCGGAGGCGGTCATCGCCGGGATGGTGCCTGCGTTCGGCGACGATGTGATCTTCACCCGCTTCATCGCACCCGAGAGCCCCGAGGGCGCGTGGGTGCCGTACTACGAGCAGTGGCCGTTCGCGCTGGTGCCCGCCGACGACCCGATCTACGACCTGGTCCTGGCGTTCCGCGACACCGGGCATCCCGTGGTCACCGAGCCGACCTTCGGCAAGTGGGGCGCCGATCTCCGCGACGCGCTCGCGGGGTCGCAGGATGTGGTGCTCGCGGGCGTCTCGACCGACTGCTGCGTGCTCTCCACGGCGCTCGGCGCGGCGGACGCCGGGGTGCGCATCCGGGTCGCCGCCGACGCCTGCGCGGGGCTGTCGGATGCGGACCACCAGCGTGCGCTCGACGCCATGGCCCTGTACGCCCCTCTGATCGAGATCACCGACAGCGCTCGCGTCCTGGACGAGCTCCGGTAG
- a CDS encoding allantoin permease — protein sequence MTSTGEDAPDTRTGAASAFNVELNGLNTIQEHERKGRPRDLFWPWFGANVSVFGLSYGSFLLGFGISFWQATVVGVIGIVASFLLCGIISLAGKRGSAPTMVLSRAVFGVEGNRVPSFLSWLLTVGWETVLVSLAALATATVFQQLGWEGGWVTKLVALIVVVALVIIGGVIGFHLIMRMQMVITIVTGVLTLVYILLVLNHIDLGAVASLPAGDAPHVIGGFVFMLTGFGLGWVNAAADYSRYLPRSARSGSVVGWTTFGSSLAPVILLIFGILLAGSSPKLSQAIGADPIGALASILPTWFLVPFVIVAVLGLVGGAVLDIYSSGLALLSVGVRVPRYVAAGIDGVIMTAGAVYVVFVATDFIGPFQGFLITLGVPIAAWCGIFIGDIQLRRRDYAEAELYDRRGRYGAVNWLPIALIVIGTVIGWGLVTNTYADWLSWQGYLLGPIGGKQGSWAFANLGVLVALLIGYLGTILFSRNAVRRQEER from the coding sequence ATGACCAGCACCGGTGAGGATGCGCCCGACACCCGTACGGGCGCGGCATCCGCCTTCAACGTCGAGCTGAACGGGCTCAACACCATCCAGGAGCACGAGCGGAAGGGGCGCCCACGCGACCTGTTCTGGCCGTGGTTCGGCGCCAACGTGTCCGTGTTCGGGTTGAGCTACGGCTCGTTCCTGCTCGGTTTCGGCATCTCGTTCTGGCAGGCGACCGTCGTCGGCGTGATCGGCATCGTGGCGTCGTTCCTGCTGTGCGGCATCATCTCGCTCGCCGGCAAGCGCGGGTCCGCGCCGACCATGGTGCTCAGCCGTGCGGTGTTCGGGGTGGAGGGCAACCGCGTCCCCTCGTTCCTCTCGTGGCTGCTCACGGTCGGGTGGGAGACCGTGCTCGTCTCGCTCGCCGCCCTCGCTACCGCGACCGTCTTCCAGCAGCTCGGCTGGGAGGGAGGCTGGGTCACCAAACTCGTCGCGCTGATCGTCGTCGTCGCTCTGGTCATCATCGGCGGCGTCATCGGGTTCCACCTCATCATGCGCATGCAGATGGTCATCACGATCGTCACCGGCGTGCTCACCCTGGTCTACATCCTGTTGGTGCTCAACCACATCGACCTCGGTGCGGTGGCGTCCCTCCCGGCGGGCGATGCGCCGCACGTGATCGGCGGGTTCGTGTTCATGCTCACCGGCTTCGGCCTCGGCTGGGTGAACGCGGCCGCCGACTACTCGCGCTACCTGCCGCGATCCGCGCGGAGCGGTTCGGTGGTGGGATGGACCACCTTCGGCTCGTCGCTGGCGCCGGTCATCCTGCTCATCTTCGGAATCCTGCTCGCCGGCTCGTCGCCCAAGCTGAGCCAGGCCATCGGCGCCGACCCGATCGGGGCACTCGCGTCCATCCTGCCGACCTGGTTCCTCGTGCCGTTCGTGATCGTCGCCGTCCTGGGCCTCGTCGGGGGCGCGGTGCTCGACATCTACTCCTCCGGCCTCGCGCTGCTCAGCGTCGGCGTCCGCGTCCCGCGTTACGTCGCGGCCGGGATCGACGGCGTCATCATGACCGCGGGGGCCGTCTATGTCGTGTTCGTCGCGACCGACTTCATCGGGCCGTTCCAGGGCTTCCTCATCACCCTGGGCGTGCCGATCGCCGCGTGGTGCGGCATCTTCATCGGCGACATCCAGCTCCGACGACGCGACTACGCGGAGGCCGAGCTGTACGACCGGCGCGGGCGCTACGGCGCCGTCAACTGGCTGCCGATCGCGCTCATCGTCATCGGCACGGTCATCGGCTGGGGGCTCGTCACCAACACCTACGCCGACTGGCTGAGCTGGCAGGGATACCTGCTGGGGCCGATCGGCGGCAAGCAGGGCAGCTGGGCGTTCGCCAACCTGGGCGTCCTGGTCGCACTGCTGATCGGATATCTCGGCACCATCCTGTTCTCACGGAACGCGGTGCGCCGCCAGGAGGAGCGGTGA
- the purU gene encoding formyltetrahydrofolate deformylase (produces formate from formyl-tetrahydrofolate which is the major source of formate for PurT in de novo purine nucleotide biosynthesis; has a role in one-carbon metabolism; forms a homohexamer; activated by methionine and inhibited by glycine) — MTSTARYPVLVTDSSVSNHWVLTFSCADRPGIVHAVSGAIVAARGNITESQQFASTDTGRFFMRLQVESEAGREEFEQALAPVVERFGMTHRVDNVGRPLRTLVLVSKAAHCLNDLLFRQRAGQLPVEIPLVLSNHETLRDLAGFYGVPFEARPVVGAEDKAAFEARILEAVEEHDIELVVLARYMQILSPELCERLAGRAINIHHSFLPGFKGANPYRQAHARGVKLIGATAHFVTSDLDEGPIIEQNVVRVDHTQTVQELVAIGQDEESRTLTQAVKWFAEDRVLLDGARTIIFR; from the coding sequence ATGACATCCACCGCCCGATACCCTGTTCTGGTGACCGACTCCTCCGTCTCCAATCACTGGGTGCTGACCTTCAGCTGCGCCGACCGCCCCGGGATCGTGCACGCGGTCAGCGGCGCGATCGTCGCCGCCCGCGGCAACATCACCGAGAGCCAGCAGTTCGCGAGCACCGACACCGGCCGCTTCTTCATGCGGCTGCAGGTGGAGTCGGAGGCCGGGCGCGAGGAGTTCGAGCAGGCGCTGGCTCCCGTGGTCGAGCGGTTCGGGATGACGCATCGCGTCGACAACGTCGGCCGGCCGCTCCGGACGCTCGTGCTCGTGTCGAAGGCCGCGCACTGCCTCAACGACCTGCTGTTCCGGCAGCGGGCCGGGCAGCTCCCCGTCGAGATCCCGCTCGTGCTGTCGAACCACGAGACGCTCCGCGACCTCGCCGGCTTCTACGGCGTCCCGTTCGAAGCCCGACCGGTCGTCGGAGCGGAGGACAAGGCGGCGTTCGAGGCGCGCATCCTGGAGGCCGTGGAGGAGCACGACATCGAGCTGGTCGTCCTTGCCCGGTACATGCAGATCCTCTCCCCCGAGCTGTGCGAGCGGCTCGCCGGGCGGGCGATCAACATCCACCACTCCTTCCTCCCCGGGTTCAAGGGCGCGAACCCCTACCGGCAGGCGCACGCGCGCGGCGTGAAGCTGATCGGCGCGACCGCCCACTTCGTCACCAGCGACCTCGACGAGGGCCCGATCATCGAGCAGAACGTGGTGCGCGTCGACCACACCCAGACCGTCCAGGAGCTGGTGGCGATCGGTCAGGACGAGGAGAGCCGCACGCTGACCCAGGCCGTGAAGTGGTTCGCCGAGGACCGCGTCCTGCTCGACGGCGCGCGGACGATCATTTTCCGCTAG
- a CDS encoding 4-amino-4-deoxy-L-arabinose transferase, with the protein MTSAPDQHAPVKVGVNDVLRFVLELFAIVSLGIWGFLAWPLPWNIVIGIGAPVIAILLWALFRSPRAVLRTDPFVKAIVEVVVMGSAAFAWWDLGQPIVAVVFAVIATVSGVINGRREFA; encoded by the coding sequence GTGACTTCCGCGCCCGACCAGCACGCCCCCGTCAAGGTGGGCGTCAACGACGTGCTCCGGTTCGTCCTCGAACTGTTCGCCATCGTCTCGCTCGGCATCTGGGGCTTCCTCGCCTGGCCGCTGCCGTGGAACATCGTCATCGGGATCGGCGCGCCGGTCATCGCGATCCTGCTGTGGGCGCTCTTCCGCTCGCCGCGCGCCGTGCTCCGCACCGACCCGTTCGTGAAGGCGATCGTCGAGGTCGTCGTCATGGGCTCCGCCGCCTTCGCCTGGTGGGACCTCGGCCAGCCGATCGTCGCCGTGGTGTTCGCGGTGATCGCCACGGTCAGCGGCGTCATCAACGGCCGACGCGAGTTCGCATGA
- a CDS encoding N-acetylglucosamine-6-phosphate deacetylase, which produces MSGLVVHSARKVDADGQVDDFWLVADGAHVTATGTGTGWRASAADADTVIDAQGHWLTPGFIDLHCHGGGGHPYDDGVEEMRAALATHREHGTTRALISHVANPLASLRESLAIVAELTTTDPLVLGSHLEGPFLAPERRGAHDARFLRDPEPEAVEQLIAAARGTLRTATIAPELPNALEAIGVLTEAGVVVGVGHTAADYAHAARAFEVGARMLTHAFNAMPGIHHRAPGPIMAAIDNPEVTLELILDGLHVHPSVAALLFREAPGRVALVTDAMAAAGASDGNYRLGELNVTVHGGLAVLSGTDTIAGSTLTQDVALRNAVTRAGVDPVDAVTALTRTAAHVLGETHRLGRLHTGYVADAVLLDHDWRVRTVVADGAVL; this is translated from the coding sequence ATGAGCGGCCTCGTCGTCCACAGCGCCCGCAAGGTCGATGCCGACGGGCAGGTGGACGACTTCTGGCTCGTCGCCGACGGCGCGCACGTCACGGCAACCGGCACGGGGACGGGATGGCGCGCGAGCGCCGCCGACGCCGACACGGTCATCGACGCGCAGGGCCACTGGCTCACCCCCGGCTTCATCGACCTGCACTGCCACGGGGGCGGCGGGCACCCGTACGACGACGGTGTCGAGGAGATGCGCGCGGCCCTCGCCACCCATCGAGAGCACGGTACGACGCGCGCCCTGATCTCGCACGTCGCCAATCCCCTCGCCTCGCTGCGCGAGAGTCTGGCGATCGTCGCCGAGCTGACCACCACCGACCCGCTCGTGCTCGGCTCGCACCTCGAGGGCCCGTTCCTCGCACCGGAGCGGCGCGGGGCGCACGACGCGCGCTTCCTCCGCGACCCGGAGCCGGAGGCGGTCGAGCAGCTGATCGCCGCCGCCCGCGGCACGCTCCGCACGGCCACCATCGCTCCCGAGCTGCCGAACGCGCTCGAGGCGATCGGCGTGCTCACCGAGGCGGGTGTCGTTGTCGGCGTCGGGCACACGGCCGCCGACTACGCGCACGCCGCCCGGGCATTCGAGGTGGGGGCCCGGATGCTGACCCACGCCTTCAACGCCATGCCGGGCATCCACCACCGCGCGCCGGGTCCGATCATGGCCGCGATCGACAACCCCGAGGTGACGCTGGAGCTCATCCTCGACGGGCTCCACGTGCATCCCTCGGTCGCCGCCCTGTTGTTCCGCGAAGCGCCGGGACGCGTGGCGTTGGTGACGGACGCGATGGCGGCGGCCGGCGCCTCCGACGGCAACTACCGCCTCGGCGAGCTCAACGTGACGGTCCACGGCGGACTCGCGGTCCTGTCCGGCACCGACACCATCGCCGGCTCCACGCTGACGCAGGATGTCGCGCTCCGCAACGCGGTCACCCGCGCCGGCGTCGACCCGGTGGACGCGGTCACCGCCCTCACGCGCACCGCGGCGCACGTCCTCGGCGAGACCCACCGGCTCGGCCGGTTGCACACCGGTTACGTGGCCGATGCCGTCCTGCTCGACCACGACTGGCGCGTGCGGACCGTGGTCGCCGACGGCGCCGTCCTGTAG
- a CDS encoding multidrug transporter yields the protein MAEIVVVRDQEAAGELAARSILDLIAAKPDTVLGLATGSTPLAVYRALEHGIRERGIDVSHVRGYALDEYVGLPEGLPESYRAVITREVVEPLGLTPSLIHVPNGSLDGIERAGLAYEKAIAESGGVDVQILGIGTDGHIGFNEPGSSFASITRVKTLTEQTRRDNARFFDSEDDVPMHCITQGLSTILKARHLMLLAFGEGKAEALAGAVEGPVSASNPGSAVQLHPHVTVLVDEAAASRLKNIDYYRYAYANKPSWQTL from the coding sequence ATGGCAGAGATCGTCGTCGTCCGCGACCAGGAGGCCGCAGGCGAGCTCGCGGCGCGCAGCATCCTCGACCTCATCGCCGCCAAGCCGGACACCGTGCTCGGGCTGGCGACCGGCTCCACCCCGCTCGCGGTGTACCGGGCGCTGGAGCACGGGATCCGCGAGCGCGGCATCGACGTCTCGCACGTGCGCGGCTACGCCCTCGATGAGTACGTCGGCCTGCCCGAGGGACTCCCCGAGTCGTACCGCGCGGTCATCACCCGCGAGGTGGTCGAGCCGCTGGGGCTGACGCCGTCGCTCATCCACGTGCCCAACGGGTCCCTCGACGGCATCGAGCGCGCCGGCCTCGCGTACGAGAAGGCGATCGCCGAGTCGGGCGGGGTGGATGTGCAGATCCTCGGCATCGGCACGGACGGGCACATCGGCTTCAACGAGCCCGGCTCGTCGTTCGCGTCGATCACCCGCGTCAAGACGCTCACCGAGCAGACGCGCCGCGACAACGCACGCTTCTTCGACTCGGAGGACGACGTCCCGATGCACTGCATCACGCAGGGGCTGTCCACCATCCTGAAGGCGCGGCACCTGATGCTGCTGGCGTTCGGCGAGGGCAAGGCGGAGGCGCTGGCGGGCGCCGTCGAGGGACCGGTGTCGGCGTCCAACCCGGGGTCGGCCGTGCAGCTGCACCCGCACGTCACCGTGCTCGTGGACGAGGCGGCGGCGTCGCGGCTCAAGAACATCGACTACTACCGCTACGCCTACGCGAACAAGCCGTCCTGGCAGACGCTGTAA
- a CDS encoding sugar kinase: MRLGIDIGGTKTDAVAVDERGTLTQRIRLATGFGHAAVVETAVAAVSRLGELTGLAPAGFQSIGIGVPGMVDTVSGHVAHAVNLGLDRLELGGMLAGRLGVGVRVENDVKAAALGAYHLLGLSGTMAFLNLGTGMAAGIVVDGRLWRGSTGIAGEIGHLPVDPQGALCACGQRGCLETVASGSGVARQWPTDDPLPVRAVFAAAADGDPAARAITARLAAGIASAVRALVLTVDPATVVVGGGLSHLGERLLGDVHEVLHDWERTSPFLASLDLPGRVRLVPEGTPVAALGAALVGEN, encoded by the coding sequence GTGAGGCTCGGCATCGACATCGGCGGCACCAAGACCGACGCCGTCGCGGTCGACGAGCGCGGCACGCTGACGCAGCGCATCCGCCTCGCGACCGGCTTCGGCCACGCGGCCGTCGTGGAGACGGCCGTCGCCGCCGTCTCCCGCCTCGGCGAGCTGACCGGCCTCGCGCCCGCCGGCTTCCAGTCCATCGGGATCGGCGTGCCCGGGATGGTCGACACCGTCTCCGGCCACGTCGCCCACGCCGTCAACCTCGGTCTCGACCGGCTGGAGCTCGGCGGGATGCTCGCGGGACGGCTGGGCGTCGGCGTCCGGGTCGAGAACGACGTCAAGGCCGCCGCCCTCGGCGCCTACCACCTGCTCGGGCTGTCCGGCACGATGGCGTTCCTCAACCTCGGTACCGGGATGGCCGCCGGCATCGTCGTGGACGGCCGGCTCTGGCGCGGCAGCACGGGCATCGCGGGTGAGATCGGGCACCTTCCCGTCGACCCGCAGGGCGCGCTGTGCGCGTGCGGTCAGCGCGGCTGCCTGGAGACCGTCGCGAGCGGCTCGGGTGTCGCCCGGCAGTGGCCGACCGACGACCCGCTCCCGGTTCGCGCCGTCTTCGCCGCTGCGGCCGACGGCGACCCCGCCGCCCGTGCCATCACGGCTAGGCTGGCAGCGGGCATCGCCTCCGCGGTGCGCGCCCTCGTGCTCACCGTCGATCCGGCCACCGTCGTGGTCGGGGGCGGCCTGAGCCACCTGGGGGAGCGCCTGCTCGGCGACGTCCACGAGGTGCTGCACGACTGGGAGCGCACGTCGCCGTTCCTGGCGTCGCTCGACCTGCCCGGGAGGGTGCGCCTCGTTCCCGAAGGAACCCCCGTCGCCGCGCTCGGAGCGGCCCTCGTAGGAGAGAACTGA
- a CDS encoding sugar ABC transporter permease has protein sequence MVLRATPSQGGRIVTHRIRLSRVLLGALGVVLALIWVFPVYWMVNSSLLPNVTLQNTTPTWLPFGGSFDNFTAVVQGGTFFPALGMSVAVALITVVCCLAFAFLAALAISRFRFRGRRSFVLAVLLIQMLPAEGLFIAQYKLMGTLGLLNTVIGVSILYIAAVVPFTIWMLRGFVAGIPADLEEAAMVDGLSRTQAFLRITFPLLAPGLVASGVYAFLQAWNEFTVALVILPQSSSATLPLWLRGFVQQSASRATDWGQVMAASTLVAVPVIIFFLIVQGRMTSGLVSGAVKG, from the coding sequence CTGGTTCTACGTGCGACACCTTCTCAAGGAGGACGAATCGTGACCCACCGCATCCGCCTCTCCCGTGTGCTGCTCGGCGCGCTCGGCGTCGTGCTCGCCCTGATCTGGGTCTTCCCGGTCTACTGGATGGTGAACTCGTCGCTGCTGCCGAACGTCACCCTGCAGAACACCACGCCGACCTGGCTGCCGTTCGGCGGCTCGTTCGACAACTTCACCGCCGTCGTGCAGGGCGGGACGTTCTTCCCGGCGCTCGGCATGAGCGTCGCCGTGGCGTTGATCACGGTCGTGTGCTGCCTGGCCTTCGCGTTCCTGGCGGCGCTGGCGATCAGCCGGTTCCGCTTCCGCGGCCGCCGGTCGTTCGTGCTCGCGGTGCTGCTCATCCAGATGCTGCCGGCCGAGGGGCTGTTCATCGCCCAGTACAAGCTGATGGGCACGCTCGGCCTGCTCAACACGGTCATCGGCGTCAGCATCCTGTACATCGCCGCCGTCGTGCCGTTCACCATCTGGATGCTGCGCGGCTTCGTCGCCGGCATCCCCGCCGACCTCGAGGAAGCCGCGATGGTGGACGGGCTCAGCCGCACCCAGGCCTTCCTCCGGATCACGTTCCCGCTGCTCGCGCCGGGCCTGGTCGCCTCGGGCGTCTACGCCTTCCTGCAGGCGTGGAACGAGTTCACCGTGGCGCTGGTCATCCTGCCGCAGTCGAGCAGCGCGACCCTGCCGCTCTGGCTGCGCGGGTTCGTGCAGCAGTCCGCCTCCCGCGCCACCGACTGGGGACAGGTCATGGCCGCGTCGACGCTGGTCGCGGTGCCGGTCATCATCTTCTTCCTCATCGTGCAGGGCCGGATGACGAGCGGGCTCGTCAGCGGGGCGGTCAAGGGGTGA
- a CDS encoding sugar ABC transporter permease, whose translation MTATEDTRLILPAAPPPAADRPRRRRGRLTPYGLLLPAIIILLVALGYPIVWQLITSMQHFGLAQQFGKPADFVWFENYITLFSDPYTWVVVARSIVFCLVTAFVTVIIGVGMALLMNAVNRVVRIILQISLLLAWAMPVVAAMTVWNWLFDWRRGVVNYTLTAWGLDFQDHNWLQNPLSFFFVAMVIVTWMSVPFVAFSVYAGLTQVSTEVVEAAQMDGARGWQRLRYIILPIIRPVLGIVLLLQIIWDLRVFAQIKLLQDKGSIASETNLLGTYIYQLGVGSSDFAMASAVSVFVLVLTIALSWFYVRHLLKEDES comes from the coding sequence GTGACCGCCACCGAGGACACCCGCCTCATCCTCCCCGCAGCGCCCCCGCCCGCGGCCGACCGGCCCCGCCGTCGCCGCGGCCGCCTCACCCCCTACGGCCTGCTGCTGCCGGCCATCATCATCCTGCTCGTCGCCCTCGGCTACCCGATCGTGTGGCAGCTGATCACCTCGATGCAGCACTTCGGGCTGGCCCAGCAGTTCGGCAAGCCCGCCGACTTCGTCTGGTTCGAGAACTACATCACCCTGTTCTCCGACCCGTACACCTGGGTCGTCGTGGCCCGCTCCATCGTCTTCTGCCTGGTGACGGCGTTCGTCACCGTCATCATCGGCGTCGGGATGGCGCTGCTCATGAACGCGGTGAACCGCGTCGTCCGGATCATCCTGCAGATCTCGCTCCTGCTCGCCTGGGCCATGCCGGTCGTCGCCGCGATGACCGTCTGGAACTGGCTGTTCGACTGGCGCCGCGGAGTCGTCAATTACACGCTCACCGCATGGGGCCTCGACTTCCAGGACCACAACTGGCTGCAGAACCCGCTCTCCTTCTTCTTCGTCGCGATGGTGATCGTGACGTGGATGAGCGTCCCGTTCGTCGCCTTCTCGGTCTACGCCGGCCTGACGCAGGTCTCGACGGAGGTCGTCGAAGCCGCGCAGATGGACGGCGCACGCGGCTGGCAGCGGCTGCGCTACATCATCCTGCCGATCATCCGCCCGGTGCTCGGGATCGTGCTGCTGCTGCAGATCATCTGGGACCTGCGCGTCTTCGCGCAGATCAAGCTGCTGCAGGACAAGGGCTCGATCGCCAGCGAGACCAACCTGCTCGGCACCTACATCTACCAGCTCGGCGTCGGCTCGAGCGACTTCGCGATGGCCAGCGCCGTCAGCGTCTTCGTGCTCGTGCTCACCATCGCCCTCAGCTGGTTCTACGTGCGACACCTTCTCAAGGAGGACGAATCGTGA